CAAAGGAGACGGCTGAAGGGCTTTTTCATGGCTTGCTTGTCAATGGGGAGTTGCGGCTTCGAGCGTGCAGATTCAGCGAATCTGCGGCTTGGGTTTCCAGCGGCTGATTCTTGAGTCCTGTGCAGCTCGCTCTGCGGGCTTGAGCTTGCGGGCCACAGCGTCGCGCAGCGATACGGTGTCTTCCAGGCCCTGGGCGGCCGCCAGGGCATACCAGAAATAGGCCTGAGACAGGCTGCGTCTGACGCCACGGCCTTCCTCGAACATCGTGCCGAGGTTGACCTGGGCCGTCGCATTGCCCTGTTCTGCGGCCAGGCCCAGCAGTCTGGCTGCTTCCTTTTCGTCGCGTGGCACACCGCGACCGGTGGCATACATCACGGCGAGGTTGGCCTGGCCCGAGTCATGGCCTCTTGCGGCCGTTATGCCGAACCATCTGGCGGCCTCCTGATCGCTTTGCTCCACGCCACGGCCGCTGACATACATCAGTCCCAGGTTGTACTGGGCATCGAGAAGGTTTTGCGCTGCAGCGAGCCGATACCACTTGACGGCCTCCTGATCACTTTGCTCGACGCCGCGCCCATCTTCATACATCACGCCCAGATTGAACTGGCCGTTGGCCTCTCCCTGCGCTGCCGAGAGGCGGTACCACTTGATGGCCTCCTGGTCGCTTTGCTTCACGCCACGGCCCCGGTCATACATCAAGCCGAGATTGCTCTGGCTCAACGCATTGCCTTGTGCTGCCGCAAGACCAAACCAATGAGCGGCTCTCTCATCGCTTTGTGCCACACCACGGCCTTCCACGTATATCTGGCCGAGATCCAGCTGCGCCTGTGCATCCCCCGCTTGCGCTTTGTGCAGCAGGTCCGCTGGCTGAGCCATTGCCAAGGTGCTGGCAAGCAACAATGCGGCAGCGGAGTAAAGGTGAAGCTTTTTTTTCTGCATTTCTTTTGATGTTCCTGCGATAGATGGGCTGTGCCCGGCCTGCAACGGCAAGGCGGCCCCTGATTTCAGGCTGCCCTGATGTCTTGCCCTGCATGCTCGGGCTGACCCACGGTCAGCAGTCGGCAGAGCGTGAGCGTGCTGCGAAGCAGCATGGCGAGAGCGCCGACCATCGGGCCATTGCTGATTCACGCCGGTTATGGGTCTGGAACCTCCGGAGCATCAGTCGGCGCCCTTCATGGCACAGGCATTCAGATGTCCGGACGGCCGGGCCAGGGCGAGGAGGCATTCTAGTCACCTAACGAACTGCAGCCGCCAGTCGCTCATCGCGTCTGGCGGCTGCAGTCCGTTGATCAGGGGCGCTTGTCAGCCCCGAGCTCGGCCGGGCATTGTGATCGGGAAGTGCTTATGCGCACTGCAGGCGCTTGCGCATGGCAAAGCCATAGCCCAGTCCCAGCAAGGCGGCGATGGCCGAGCCGGCCAGAATGCCCAGCTTGGCCGCCCCCAGCAGGGAGGCATCCGCAAAGGCCAGACCGCCGACAAAGATGGACATGGTAAAGCCGATGCCGGCCAGCAGGCCCACCAGCAGCACGCCGCGCCAGTTCAGGCCCTCGGGCAGGCTGCACA
This DNA window, taken from Comamonas testosteroni TK102, encodes the following:
- a CDS encoding tetratricopeptide repeat protein, translated to MAQPADLLHKAQAGDAQAQLDLGQIYVEGRGVAQSDERAAHWFGLAAAQGNALSQSNLGLMYDRGRGVKQSDQEAIKWYRLSAAQGEANGQFNLGVMYEDGRGVEQSDQEAVKWYRLAAAQNLLDAQYNLGLMYVSGRGVEQSDQEAARWFGITAARGHDSGQANLAVMYATGRGVPRDEKEAARLLGLAAEQGNATAQVNLGTMFEEGRGVRRSLSQAYFWYALAAAQGLEDTVSLRDAVARKLKPAERAAQDSRISRWKPKPQIR